The following is a genomic window from Mycolicibacterium sp. TY81.
CGACAGGCTCGCTCGGCCAGGGACTGCCCGACGGCGTCGGACTCGCGCTGGCCGGGAAGTACCTCGACGGCCTTCCGTACCGGGTGTGGGTGCTGTGCGGTGACAGCGAGATGGCCGAAGGCTCCATGTGGGAAGCGCTCGACAAAGCGTCCTACTACAAGCTGGACAACCTGGTCGCCCTCATCGATGTGAACAGGCTGGGACAGCGGGGCCCGACAGACCTCGGTTGGAACGTCGCGGCCTACGAGCGGCGCTGTCAGGCTTTCGGCGCCCGGACGGTCGTCATCGACGGCCACGACCTCAACGCGATCGATGAAGCCATGGCCGGCGTCGGTACTGCGGAAGCAGTGGACCGCCCGACGGTGATCATCGCCAAAACCATCAAGGGCAAAGGGTTCTCGGAGGTGGAGGACAGCCCGGACTGGCACGGCAAACCGTTGCCCGACGACATGGCCGAACGGGCTATCGCCGAACTCGGTGGCCGGCGCAGACTGATCGTGCGCAGCCTCGAGCCACCGACGCCCGCTCCGGCAGAGGAATGGCAGGCGGCCGAGCCCGTCGACCTCCCCACCTACGAACTCGGTGCGGACATCGCCACGCGAAAGGCCTACGGCGACGCGCTGGTGTCGGTCGGCAGTCGCAACCGGCACGTGGTCGCACTCGACGGCGAGGTCGGAAATTCCACCCACGCAGGCGAATTCGCGCGGGCATTCCCCGACCGCTACTTCGAGATGTTCATCGCCGAACAGCAGCTCGTGGCCGCGGCGACGGGCCTGAGCGTCCGCGGATACATCCCGTTCGCCTCCACGTTCGCCGCGTTCCTGACGCGCGCCTACGACTTCATCCGTATGGGCGCGATCTCGAACGCGAATGTGAAACTTGTCGGCTCCCATGCCGGCGTCGAAATCGGCGCGGACGGCCCATCGCAGATGGCACTCGAAGATATGGCGATGATGCGCGCCGTCCACGACGCCGTCGTGCTGTACCCGAGTGACGCCACCAGCACCGTGGCACTGGTGCA
Proteins encoded in this region:
- a CDS encoding transketolase, with translation MNTTPPITPMDTVAEVAARLRVDSIRSSTSAGSGHPTSSMSAADLVAVLITRHLRYDWRDPAAVTNDHLIFSKGHASPLLYSAFAAVGAITDEELVDGYRRFGQRLQGHPTPVLPWVDVATGSLGQGLPDGVGLALAGKYLDGLPYRVWVLCGDSEMAEGSMWEALDKASYYKLDNLVALIDVNRLGQRGPTDLGWNVAAYERRCQAFGARTVVIDGHDLNAIDEAMAGVGTAEAVDRPTVIIAKTIKGKGFSEVEDSPDWHGKPLPDDMAERAIAELGGRRRLIVRSLEPPTPAPAEEWQAAEPVDLPTYELGADIATRKAYGDALVSVGSRNRHVVALDGEVGNSTHAGEFARAFPDRYFEMFIAEQQLVAAATGLSVRGYIPFASTFAAFLTRAYDFIRMGAISNANVKLVGSHAGVEIGADGPSQMALEDMAMMRAVHDAVVLYPSDATSTVALVQSMAETPGISYLRTTRGAYPVLYDATEEFPVGGAKLLRVSDHDDVTLIGAGVTVHECLSAANELAGKGITARVIDCYSIKPLDAATVAAAVAATGGRVVVAEDHHPEGGLASAVLDALVAHDLADIRLAHLAVRGMPGSGTTRELLAWAGIDADRIREAATTLIAKSVVDSTPR